The DNA sequence ACGGACAACGCTGGCATCGGCGAGCTCGGCGTCCTCATGCTCATCGCGATACGACTGCCGCAACGCCTCCTCCACCCCATCAACCAGCGGCGGATGCGGATCAAGCGTCACCGACCCGCCAGTGAGCTTCTCAGCGGCGATCAGCTTATTCACGGCACCCTCGAAAGAACGAAGCAGCTGAGCGGCCGGTTCAGCGGGGAGCAAGACATCAAAGAGGATTGCAGGCATGGCGCCAGCCTAGCTAATAGTGTTTAAGTCATGAGCATCCCCGCCCACGCCCCCCGCGACCCACTGATCACCATGGCCGACGGGACGGTGAAGCAGGTCAACCCCTTTTCCGGCACCGAAGTGTGGACCGTTCCCGGGCGGGGCAACCGGCCACTGGCCACCCCAGCGAAAGACCCCCAACCCCTGCCCGACGGCGACAAAACCCACGCCTGCTCCTTCTGCGCCGACACTCCCCTGGCCACCCCGCCAGAAAAAGCACGAATGGTGCGCGATGCCGACGGCGGCTGGTCCATCGTCCGCGGCCTCCTCCCCGAGCAGCTCAACGACACCGAAGCACAGTTCCGCCGAGTGCCCAACCTCTTCGAGATCGTCGCCTACGACTACTGGGTGAAAAACTACGGCTTCCTCATGGACACCGACACCATCGAGCGCAAAGCCGCCTACCTCGCCGATCCCATCGGCCGACAACACGTACTCGACATCGTGCGCACCCGACTGCGCGCCGGCGGCCGCGACGCAGACCTCGCCGACCTCACCGACGACGCCCTCCTCGACCTGTCCGACGGCTACTTCGCCGGAGGCCACGACGTCATCATCGGCCGCCGCCACTTCATCGACGGCGCCGGGTATGACAACCAACTCGCCTCCTCCGGCACCCTCACCCCCGAGGAGCACTACGGCTTCATCGCCTTCACCATCGACGCCATCGAAGACCTCTACCGACGCAACCGCTACGCCCCCTACGTCGTCGCCTTCCAAAACTGGCTCGCCCCCGCCGGAGCCTCCTTCGACCACCTGCACAAACAACTCGTCGCCATCGACGA is a window from the Corynebacterium testudinoris genome containing:
- a CDS encoding DUF4921 family protein produces the protein MSIPAHAPRDPLITMADGTVKQVNPFSGTEVWTVPGRGNRPLATPAKDPQPLPDGDKTHACSFCADTPLATPPEKARMVRDADGGWSIVRGLLPEQLNDTEAQFRRVPNLFEIVAYDYWVKNYGFLMDTDTIERKAAYLADPIGRQHVLDIVRTRLRAGGRDADLADLTDDALLDLSDGYFAGGHDVIIGRRHFIDGAGYDNQLASSGTLTPEEHYGFIAFTIDAIEDLYRRNRYAPYVVAFQNWLAPAGASFDHLHKQLVAIDERSVQAEMEISRLRNNANMYNEWGVDFAGYRNLIIAENDHAVVTAGIGHRYPTLTVYSRSAAPEPWLQTPSEVRCMSDLIHACHAAVGPDVACNEEWHHKPIDLDIPMPWRVNIKWRMSTVAGFEGVSKIYVNTLSPTDVRDRVVPALYRLRDEGSIAPDIKIATECSAERNSLLYNPLLR